AACAACTGGTATTTTACCGAAGCAGCAGTGCCAAGGCCAAGGACTATTTTACCTTATACCTGCACCAACTAATGCTGCAGGTATGGCAGCGGCAAGTGGCTGACGGGAAAATACTGCCGGCAGACGAGGAGCAGCAAAGCTTAGCACATGTCAGCCACAGCAGTGGTTTTTATTTTGATACCAAAAGCCAGAAAGTCAGCCAATACCGGCTTAAGGAAATTCCCGAGCCGGAAAAACAGCTTGAGCAGCTGCTAACGGCATTTATCTCAGGCCAATACCAGGCCCTGCTGCTTAACGGCGAGTTGGCGGAGGTTTATTTTAAAAACACAGAAAGGGGCAAGGCCTTCGGCCAGCAGGAATTTGAAAAATACTGGCATGACGCCAATGCCGTACGCCCCTTGTCGGCGGATCCCTATATGTATTATTTCTGGCCGGCATGTCCTGAGTTAAACGAGCATCTGCCTATGATAGAAACCATTTACCGGCCCTTGTACCAGGCGCTTGAAAAGGTGAAATTATGACTTTTGCCGCAAACAACCTGGTGGCCCATGAAATTCCCCTGACGGGCAAGCACCTGATAGAGGCCAGTGCCGGTACGGGGAAAACATTTAACATCACCCGCTTATATTTGCGCCTCTTGCTGGAGCAAAAGTTGCCGGTTGAGCAGATCCTGGTGATGACCTTTACCAAGGATGCCACCGAAGAATTACGCGGGCGTATCGGCGCTTTTATCCGCAGTGCCATTAATGACTGGCATCGATTGGTGGACTCAGATCCCTATTTTGCCGCTTTGGCGGAGAAGGTAACTGCCGATGAAGCCGGATTTTTACTGAAAAAAGCCCTGTTATTCCTCGATGAAGCGGCGATTTTTACCATACATGGCTTTTGCAAGCGGGTGCTGAGCCAGCATGCCTTTGCCAGCGGCATGGCTTTTAACAGCCAGATGGAGGCCAGCGATCAGGAGCTGCTGCTTGAAGCCTGCCAGGACTGGTACCGGGTGCTGGCCCAGCAAAGCCCGCAGCAGTTCGAGTTGCTTGCCGCTTTTTGGGGGGATCCGCAGACTTTCCTCAGCCACTTTTCCAAGGCCGTCCGTCAGGTGGTGCTCTGTGGCGAGCTGGAAACCGTCAGTGCAGCCAATATACGTCAGGGCTTTCTGGCTAAGGTGCAACAGGCTCTGTATGCCCTGGAGCACCATGACGAAATGCTCAGTCTGGCGTTGATCGAGGTAAAAACCGGCCAAGAGCAGCAAAAGCGCCGCCAGGAACTGTCGGCGTTGAAGGCGTGGCTGGCGGCAATGCTTGAGGATATCGAAACCTTTAAGGAGAAAATGCCGGATGCCTTTATCGACGGCCGCCGTTTTTCCCGCAGCAAACATAAGCAGCAACTGGTGGACATTTTTACCCCGGTAAACGAGGTGAAAGCCGCGGTGAAAAGCCTGCAGCAAAACCTGGACAAGGCGCAGGCTTATGTCGTGGTGAAACAGGGACTCGATTATATCAGCGAGCAGCTGGCGGGTAAAAAACAGCAGCAGAACATGCTCAGTTTTGATGACCTTATCAGCCGCTTAAAGCACTGCTTAACGGACGACGGCAACCCTCAGTTGGCGCAGGTGTTGTTTGCACAGTTTCCCGTGGCCCTGGTGGATGAGTTCCAGGATACGGATCCGCTGCAATTTGCGATTTTAAAAGCCATCTATTTTCAGCAGCCGGATACCGCCTTATTTATGATCGGCGATCCGAAACAGGCCATTTACGGTTTTCGCGGCGGCGATGTTTTTACCTATTTGTCGGCCCGCAACCTGTGTGACTACCAGTGGCTGATGGATACCAACTGGCGCTCCAGCCCGGAAATGATCCGGGGTTATAACCGCCTGTTTTACGGCAATCATCTTGAAGGGAAGCCGGTAGCCGTTTTTGGTTACGGTATTCCCTATGTGCCGGTAAAAGCTTCGCCTGCGGCGGCGGAAAAGTCCCTGCCAGGGCCCGGGCAGCACGCGCTGGAGTTTGTCCATTTTACCGCTTCCGATGAAAACGGCGAGCAACAGGAGAAGAAAAAAGCCCCCGTCAGGGCTAAAGTGAAGCAAGATTTCCGGCCTGTGATGGCCGGCTGGTGCGCCGGTGAAATCGCCCGTTTGCTTGCCGGTGGAGAAGAAAACACATTGGCGGCCCGGGACATTGCCATCCTGGTGCGTGACGGCAGTGAGGCGGCGGCCATCAAACAGGCGCTGCAGGAGCTGGGACTGGCTTCGGTATTTTTAAGCAACAAGGCTAATCTGCTGCACAGCGAACAAACGGAGCAGTTTTTGTGCCTGCTTAAAGGGGTGTTGTATGTGGAAAATGAACGCCTTTATACCGCGGCACTTGCCTGCGGCCTGTTAGGCTTTACGCCGGCGAAACTTTACCGTTTGCAGCGGGATGAGCTGGGCTGGCAGGAGTTGAAGTTCCGGTTTTTGGCCTTACGGCAGGAGTGGCAACATAAGGGCTTTATCACTATGGCCCTGAAACTGATGCACGAACATTTTGTTATCCGGGGGGAAGAGCAGGACAGGGCGCTGACCAATTTGCTGCATTTGTTTGAAATTTTGCAGTCTGCCAGCCAGCGTCATCGCCAGCCCCAGGAATTGCTTTATTACCTGGAGCAGGAGATCTTAAAGGACAATCCCGAGTCGGAAACGGAATTAAGGCTGGAAAGTGATGCCAACCTGATCAAAATCGTCACCCAACATGGCTCGAAAGGGCTGGAATATCCCGTGGTCTTTATTCCCTTTGCCACCCGGCATAAAGATCCGTTGCGTTTTGGCAACCGCAATATCGCCCTGGTTGAATATCATGACAGCAGCGGACGGCAGAAACTGAGTTTAGACGGCTCGTCTGAGGCCCGGCAAGCCATGGCCGACGAGGCTTATGCCGAGTCCATACGCCTGTTATATGTTGCCGTGACCCGGGCGGAGCAGCGCTGTTATATTTTAACCGCCGAATTTGAGCAATATTTCAATTCTCCGCTGGGCAAGACATTAAAGTGGCAAAAAGAGCAGGACATCCTTGCCAGCCTGCATCAGCTTGCCGATGAACATCCCGGGGTGATCGGGGTCAAAGAGATCTGTGAGCCGGTCGCACCGGAACCCCGGGCGGGGCAAAGTGATACCGCCATGGAGTTAACGCCGGCGGCTTTTCACGGCAAGATCGAAAGGGACTGGTGGCTGAGCTCTTTTTCCGCCTTAAGCCGCAACTTGCGCCACGGCGGGGTTTCGACACCGGACAGGGACGGTGAAACCGGTGTTTCGATACCGACCTCTGCCGAGCTGCTTGACAGTACACTGCTGCGCTTTAACCTGGCCAAAGGGGCGCATACCGGTAACCTGTTACACGATATTTTCGAACATCTGGACTTTAGCCGGCCGAACTGGCAGGAGTCGATGAAATGGCCCCTGGTGAAATACGGCGAGCTAACGCCGGGTTATAGCGAGCAGGACTTAACCGCCTGGCTGAAGCAGGTATTAATGACGCCTTTGTTGCAATCTGATGGCACAGAAGCGGCTGAAGGGACGGTAAACTGGTGCCTGGCTGATATTCCTGTCGAGCAGACCTTAAGGGAAAGCGAGTTTTATTTTCCCATGTCCCGTACCCGTGTCGCCGAATTAGCGCGACTATTGACGCGGCATCGCCAGCTCAGTCACCGCTGTCTTTCAGCGCCAGGACAACAGCATGGGCAACTGTCGGCAGCAAAAAACGTCAGTTTACCCGCTTACCAGCAGTTAAAAGGCATGATGCATGGTTTTATCGATCTTGTTTTTGAATA
This genomic window from Thalassomonas viridans contains:
- the recB gene encoding exodeoxyribonuclease V subunit beta, with translation MTFAANNLVAHEIPLTGKHLIEASAGTGKTFNITRLYLRLLLEQKLPVEQILVMTFTKDATEELRGRIGAFIRSAINDWHRLVDSDPYFAALAEKVTADEAGFLLKKALLFLDEAAIFTIHGFCKRVLSQHAFASGMAFNSQMEASDQELLLEACQDWYRVLAQQSPQQFELLAAFWGDPQTFLSHFSKAVRQVVLCGELETVSAANIRQGFLAKVQQALYALEHHDEMLSLALIEVKTGQEQQKRRQELSALKAWLAAMLEDIETFKEKMPDAFIDGRRFSRSKHKQQLVDIFTPVNEVKAAVKSLQQNLDKAQAYVVVKQGLDYISEQLAGKKQQQNMLSFDDLISRLKHCLTDDGNPQLAQVLFAQFPVALVDEFQDTDPLQFAILKAIYFQQPDTALFMIGDPKQAIYGFRGGDVFTYLSARNLCDYQWLMDTNWRSSPEMIRGYNRLFYGNHLEGKPVAVFGYGIPYVPVKASPAAAEKSLPGPGQHALEFVHFTASDENGEQQEKKKAPVRAKVKQDFRPVMAGWCAGEIARLLAGGEENTLAARDIAILVRDGSEAAAIKQALQELGLASVFLSNKANLLHSEQTEQFLCLLKGVLYVENERLYTAALACGLLGFTPAKLYRLQRDELGWQELKFRFLALRQEWQHKGFITMALKLMHEHFVIRGEEQDRALTNLLHLFEILQSASQRHRQPQELLYYLEQEILKDNPESETELRLESDANLIKIVTQHGSKGLEYPVVFIPFATRHKDPLRFGNRNIALVEYHDSSGRQKLSLDGSSEARQAMADEAYAESIRLLYVAVTRAEQRCYILTAEFEQYFNSPLGKTLKWQKEQDILASLHQLADEHPGVIGVKEICEPVAPEPRAGQSDTAMELTPAAFHGKIERDWWLSSFSALSRNLRHGGVSTPDRDGETGVSIPTSAELLDSTLLRFNLAKGAHTGNLLHDIFEHLDFSRPNWQESMKWPLVKYGELTPGYSEQDLTAWLKQVLMTPLLQSDGTEAAEGTVNWCLADIPVEQTLRESEFYFPMSRTRVAELARLLTRHRQLSHRCLSAPGQQHGQLSAAKNVSLPAYQQLKGMMHGFIDLVFEYQGKYYLSDYKSSHLGNGFHAYKPAALLANIQDNYYDLQYLIYALALHRHLAYALEDYDPGQHFGGIYYFYLRGMTDDAKHAGCGVYYRHIDLQELTALDAIFAGEHYQDKGQDKGQEKDQDHDKNEGEQEYAS